The following are from one region of the Bradyrhizobium sediminis genome:
- the miaB gene encoding tRNA (N6-isopentenyl adenosine(37)-C2)-methylthiotransferase MiaB: MGPPRKLHIKSYGCQMNVYDAQRMVDTLAPEGFVETADVDDADLVILNTCHIREKASEKVYSELGRLRVVKDEAARNGRQMSIAVAGCVAQAEGDEIIRRAPAVDVVVGPQSYHHLPQLLARAKSHGRALETEFPVEDKFGFLPPPKPDAIRSRGISAFVTVQEGCDKFCTFCVVPYTRGAEVSRPVARIVDDVLRLADNGVREITLIGQNVNAYHGEGPDGRTWPLGALLRRLAEIPGIARLRYSTSHPRDVDDTLIAAHRDLPGLMPFVHLPVQSGSDRILAAMNRKHTADEYRAVIDRFRAIRQDIAFSSDFIVGFPTETEEDFSATLALVRQIGYAGAYSFKYSPRPGTPAADMRETVSAAEMDQRLVRLQDLIDSQQSAFNAAAIGNTVDVLFERAARNPGQIVGRTAYLQPAHVMASPDIIGQVLPVTIASLERYSLLGELAAPASSRTADFSRMTDSSQPTMGA; the protein is encoded by the coding sequence ATGGGTCCGCCGCGCAAGCTGCATATCAAGTCATACGGTTGTCAGATGAACGTCTACGATGCGCAACGCATGGTGGATACGCTGGCGCCGGAAGGCTTTGTCGAGACCGCTGACGTGGATGACGCCGATCTGGTGATTCTCAACACCTGCCACATCCGCGAAAAGGCCTCCGAGAAGGTCTACTCCGAGCTCGGACGGCTGCGCGTCGTCAAGGATGAAGCCGCGCGCAATGGCCGCCAGATGAGCATCGCGGTGGCCGGCTGCGTCGCGCAGGCCGAGGGCGACGAGATCATTCGCCGCGCGCCTGCCGTCGATGTCGTGGTCGGCCCGCAGAGCTATCATCATCTGCCGCAGCTGCTGGCGCGGGCGAAGAGCCACGGCCGCGCGCTGGAAACCGAATTCCCGGTCGAGGACAAGTTCGGCTTTCTGCCGCCGCCGAAGCCCGATGCGATCCGCTCGCGCGGCATCTCGGCCTTCGTCACGGTGCAGGAAGGCTGCGACAAGTTCTGCACGTTTTGCGTCGTGCCCTATACGCGCGGCGCGGAAGTCTCGCGCCCGGTCGCCAGAATCGTCGATGACGTGCTCAGACTCGCCGACAATGGCGTGCGCGAAATCACCTTGATCGGCCAGAACGTCAATGCCTATCACGGCGAAGGGCCGGACGGCCGGACCTGGCCGCTCGGCGCGCTGCTGCGTCGCCTGGCTGAGATCCCGGGCATTGCGCGCCTGCGCTACTCCACCAGCCATCCCCGCGACGTCGACGACACCCTGATCGCGGCGCATCGCGATCTGCCCGGGCTGATGCCGTTCGTGCACCTTCCGGTCCAGTCCGGCTCCGACCGGATTCTGGCGGCCATGAACCGCAAGCACACCGCCGACGAGTACCGGGCCGTCATCGACCGGTTCCGCGCGATCCGGCAAGATATTGCATTTTCGTCGGATTTTATCGTGGGTTTCCCCACCGAGACTGAGGAAGATTTTTCGGCGACCCTCGCGCTGGTCCGGCAAATCGGATACGCTGGCGCTTATTCGTTCAAATATTCGCCGCGGCCCGGAACGCCGGCGGCGGACATGCGGGAGACGGTGTCAGCGGCAGAAATGGACCAGCGATTGGTGCGGCTCCAGGATTTGATCGACAGCCAGCAATCGGCCTTCAATGCGGCTGCGATTGGCAACACCGTCGATGTGCTGTTCGAACGCGCCGCCCGCAACCCCGGCCAGATCGTCGGCCGTACCGCCTATTTGCAGCCGGCGCATGTGATGGCGTCCCCCGACATCATCGGACAGGTGCTGCCGGTGACCATCGCCAGCCTCGAGCGCTACAGCCTGCTCGGCGAGCTCGCGGCCCCTGCTTCTTCTCGAACGGCCGATTTTTCTCGAATGACCGATTCTTCTCAACCGACAATGGGAGCCTGA
- a CDS encoding helix-turn-helix domain-containing protein, producing the protein MSTKAPNPVDKYVGSRVRMRRIMLGMSQEKLGEALGLTFQQVQKYEKGTNRVGASRIQQISEILQVPVSFLFEGGPSGIASAGGFGEGTSPAYISDFLATSEGLALTRAFTRITDAKLRRSIVELVEQIATREAPDKR; encoded by the coding sequence ATGTCGACCAAAGCGCCCAACCCTGTTGACAAATATGTCGGCAGTCGTGTGCGCATGCGCCGTATCATGCTCGGCATGAGCCAAGAAAAGCTCGGCGAAGCATTGGGCCTGACGTTCCAGCAGGTTCAGAAATACGAGAAAGGCACCAACCGGGTCGGGGCCAGCCGCATTCAGCAGATCTCCGAGATCCTTCAGGTGCCGGTCTCGTTCCTGTTCGAGGGAGGCCCGAGCGGCATCGCGAGCGCCGGAGGTTTCGGAGAGGGCACCTCGCCGGCCTACATTTCCGATTTCCTGGCGACCTCGGAAGGCTTGGCACTGACCCGTGCGTTCACGCGGATCACCGATGCCAAGCTTCGGCGCAGCATCGTCGAACTGGTCGAACAGATCGCCACGCGCGAAGCACCCGACAAGCGCTGA
- a CDS encoding PhoH family protein: MPKSASDSPSLAPSRKFDRDMQIPPETQVVIDFDDNRAASALVGPYGQNLALVERRLGVVVDSRGNHITIAGSRDGCDAARRVLETLYAQATQGHDLAQGDVEGAIRAVIAQGSLFEFDAKTAKSAFETINLRKRPVRARTAAQDSYIRALKRHELVFGIGPAGTGKTWLAVAHAAQLFERKEVDRIILSRPAVEAGERLGFLPGDLREKVDPYLRPIYDALYDLMDSRIVERALQAGEIEIAPLAFMRGRTLTNAAIILDEAQNTTSMQMKMFLTRLGENSRMIITGDPSQVDLPNGQTSGLAEAARLLDGVEGIAQVKFTAEDVIRHELVARIVAAYEGLPQRPAASKQ; this comes from the coding sequence TTGCCAAAAAGCGCATCGGATTCGCCTTCACTCGCTCCCAGCCGCAAATTTGACCGCGACATGCAAATCCCGCCCGAGACGCAAGTCGTCATCGATTTCGACGACAACCGCGCGGCCTCCGCCCTGGTCGGGCCCTACGGACAGAACCTGGCGCTGGTCGAGCGGCGGCTCGGCGTCGTGGTCGATTCGCGTGGCAATCACATCACCATCGCCGGATCGCGCGACGGCTGCGACGCCGCGCGGCGCGTGCTGGAGACGCTGTATGCGCAGGCCACCCAAGGCCACGATCTGGCGCAGGGCGACGTCGAGGGCGCGATCCGCGCCGTGATCGCGCAGGGTTCGCTGTTCGAATTCGACGCCAAGACGGCAAAATCGGCGTTCGAGACCATCAACCTGCGCAAGCGTCCGGTGCGGGCGCGCACCGCCGCCCAGGATTCCTATATCCGCGCGCTCAAGCGCCACGAACTGGTGTTCGGCATCGGTCCCGCCGGCACCGGCAAGACCTGGCTCGCGGTGGCGCACGCTGCGCAATTGTTCGAGCGCAAGGAAGTCGATCGCATCATCCTGTCGCGCCCAGCGGTCGAGGCCGGCGAGCGGCTCGGCTTTCTGCCCGGCGACCTCCGGGAGAAGGTCGATCCCTACCTGCGGCCGATCTACGACGCGCTGTACGACCTGATGGATTCGCGGATCGTCGAGCGCGCGCTGCAGGCCGGCGAAATCGAGATCGCGCCGCTCGCCTTCATGCGCGGCCGCACGCTGACCAACGCCGCCATCATTCTCGACGAAGCCCAGAACACCACCTCGATGCAGATGAAGATGTTCCTGACGCGGCTCGGCGAAAACAGTCGCATGATCATCACCGGCGATCCCTCCCAGGTCGATCTGCCGAACGGCCAGACCTCGGGACTTGCGGAAGCCGCGAGACTGCTGGACGGCGTCGAGGGCATCGCGCAGGTGAAATTCACCGCCGAAGACGTGATCCGCCACGAACTGGTGGCGCGGATCGTCGCCGCCTATGAAGGATTGCCGCAGCGGCCGGCAGCCAGCAAGCAGTGA
- the lnt gene encoding apolipoprotein N-acyltransferase, translating into MKPTEKLRAAGLAIILSWGWKRAAIALAAGALSALAMAPFNAWPVLFVTFPAMVWLIDGAGAGRWRGVPAAAVAGWWFGLGYFVPGLYWIGYAFLVDAPTFAWLLPFAVLGLPAYLALFTALGFALARLIWTADASRVIALAASLTASEWLRGHALSGFPWNAFGYALTEPLALAQTASLIGLWGLTFLSVAIFASPAVLIDGASAGRRPWIAPALALLLLVAMGIFGVARLSLQPTAFVAKVKLRIMQPNLQQDVKFNYAAKAEVMQKYLALSDRASGPQSTGVRDASILIWPESAFPFFLTREADAMAQIAGLLPKGTILITGSVRAPDLPPGVRITRAYNSIYTIDHDGSVLSVYDKLHLVPFGEYLPFQDWMERLGFVQLTRVQGGFIAGTRRRPMEIPNAPRMLPLICYEAIFPEDVASREDRPGWMVNLTNDGWFGISTGPYQHLQQARIRAIEQGLPMVRAANTGISAVIDPSGRVVARLGLGVEGVLDSALPAAIAPTIYARIGDIPAAILVAAALLVVLRRRVAKRAS; encoded by the coding sequence GTGAAGCCGACAGAAAAACTCCGCGCCGCCGGTCTTGCGATCATCCTGTCATGGGGCTGGAAGCGCGCCGCCATTGCGCTGGCCGCGGGCGCATTGTCGGCCCTGGCGATGGCGCCGTTCAATGCCTGGCCGGTGCTGTTCGTGACTTTTCCGGCCATGGTCTGGCTGATCGATGGCGCGGGCGCCGGACGCTGGCGCGGCGTGCCGGCGGCGGCCGTGGCCGGCTGGTGGTTCGGCCTCGGCTATTTCGTGCCGGGCCTGTACTGGATCGGCTATGCGTTCCTGGTCGATGCCCCCACCTTCGCCTGGCTGTTGCCCTTTGCCGTCCTCGGCCTGCCCGCTTATCTGGCGCTGTTCACCGCGCTGGGCTTCGCGCTGGCGCGCCTGATCTGGACCGCCGACGCTTCACGCGTGATCGCGCTCGCGGCAAGCCTGACGGCGAGCGAATGGCTGCGCGGCCATGCGCTGTCCGGCTTTCCGTGGAATGCGTTCGGCTATGCGCTGACCGAGCCGCTGGCGCTGGCGCAGACGGCCTCGCTGATCGGGCTATGGGGCCTGACGTTCCTGAGCGTTGCGATCTTCGCAAGCCCCGCCGTTCTGATCGATGGAGCTTCGGCCGGCCGGCGGCCGTGGATCGCGCCTGCGCTGGCGCTGTTGCTGCTGGTCGCAATGGGAATTTTCGGCGTCGCGCGCTTGTCGCTGCAGCCGACGGCTTTCGTCGCCAAGGTAAAGCTGCGAATCATGCAGCCCAACCTGCAGCAGGACGTCAAATTCAATTACGCCGCCAAGGCGGAGGTGATGCAGAAATACCTGGCGCTGTCCGACCGCGCCTCGGGGCCGCAATCCACCGGCGTGCGCGACGCCAGCATCCTGATCTGGCCGGAATCGGCGTTTCCGTTTTTCCTGACCCGCGAAGCCGATGCGATGGCGCAGATCGCCGGGCTCTTGCCCAAGGGCACGATCCTGATCACCGGTTCGGTGCGGGCGCCCGATTTGCCGCCCGGCGTCAGGATCACGCGGGCCTATAATTCGATCTACACCATCGATCACGACGGCAGCGTGCTGTCGGTCTACGACAAGCTGCATCTGGTGCCGTTCGGCGAATATCTGCCGTTCCAGGACTGGATGGAAAGACTCGGCTTCGTACAGCTCACCAGGGTTCAGGGCGGGTTCATTGCGGGCACGCGACGCCGTCCGATGGAGATACCGAACGCGCCGCGCATGCTACCTTTGATTTGCTATGAAGCTATATTTCCCGAAGACGTTGCGTCGCGCGAAGACCGTCCCGGCTGGATGGTCAACCTGACCAATGACGGCTGGTTCGGAATCTCGACCGGCCCCTATCAGCACCTGCAACAGGCTCGCATTCGCGCGATCGAACAGGGCTTGCCGATGGTACGTGCGGCAAACACCGGGATCTCGGCCGTCATCGATCCGTCGGGACGGGTCGTCGCACGGCTCGGTCTCGGCGTCGAAGGCGTGCTGGATTCCGCCCTGCCCGCCGCCATTGCGCCGACGATTTACGCGCGCATCGGCGATATTCCTGCCGCGATCCTGGTCGCCGCCGCCTTGCTTGTGGTGCTTCGGCGGCGCGTCGCCAAGCGAGCGTCCTGA
- the ybeY gene encoding rRNA maturation RNase YbeY — translation MPPIALPMTEVLVVADCWQAEPDAEAVVHRAIAAAAETVDADTGDAELAVMLTDDAGIRTLNSNWRGIDKPTNVLSFPALQPTGAGGPDDAPRMLGDIAIAYETTRKEADDEQKPFDHHLSHLAVHGFLHLIGYDHEKDVDAEAMETLEQQILAQLGIPNPYADRDPDADRERMD, via the coding sequence ATGCCGCCCATTGCGCTACCCATGACCGAGGTTCTCGTCGTCGCCGATTGCTGGCAGGCCGAGCCCGACGCCGAAGCCGTCGTCCATCGCGCCATCGCGGCGGCGGCCGAGACCGTCGATGCCGATACCGGCGACGCCGAACTCGCGGTCATGCTGACCGACGACGCCGGCATCCGCACGCTGAACAGCAACTGGCGCGGCATCGACAAGCCGACCAACGTGCTGTCGTTTCCGGCGCTGCAGCCGACCGGCGCAGGCGGCCCCGACGATGCGCCGCGCATGCTCGGCGACATCGCCATCGCCTACGAGACGACGCGCAAGGAAGCCGATGACGAACAAAAGCCGTTCGATCATCACCTCAGCCATCTGGCGGTCCATGGCTTCCTGCACCTGATCGGCTACGATCACGAGAAAGACGTCGACGCCGAGGCCATGGAAACGCTCGAGCAGCAGATCCTGGCGCAACTCGGCATTCCCAATCCGTATGCGGATCGCGATCCGGATGCGGACCGGGAGCGGATGGACTGA
- a CDS encoding hemolysin family protein, whose translation MPDSEPTQDNTRDNPRDTRNLPAVVQDGEVLRPVADNWLMRAIRTLFGWKPGSVRADLQVVLDASTPDEVGFSAIERTMLRNILGLHERRIADVMVPRADIVAVKRDIPLGELMGLFESAAHSRLVVFNETLDDPEGIVHIRDLLAYMTAKARVPDTSKAKRKKPPPAGLDLRAIDLAMPLADAGIIRKLLFVPPSMRAIDLLAQMQASRIHLALVVDEYGGTDGLVSIEDIVEQIVGEIDDEHDSDEPPAIVRQADNSFIADARASLDDVRTVIGEEFVTGEAGEEVETLGGYLVTHVGRLPVRGEVISGPGNFEIEVLDADPRRVKRLRIATRKERPAARATRESRRRDATPEAGSPQANDNGDGAGSQ comes from the coding sequence ATGCCGGACTCCGAACCGACCCAGGACAATACCAGAGACAATCCGCGCGACACGCGCAACTTGCCGGCGGTGGTGCAGGACGGCGAGGTGCTGCGTCCCGTTGCCGACAACTGGCTGATGCGGGCGATCCGCACGCTGTTCGGCTGGAAGCCGGGATCGGTCCGCGCCGACCTGCAGGTCGTGCTCGATGCAAGCACCCCGGACGAGGTGGGGTTTTCCGCCATCGAGCGCACCATGCTGCGCAACATCCTCGGCCTGCATGAGCGGCGCATCGCCGACGTGATGGTTCCTCGCGCCGACATCGTCGCGGTCAAGCGCGACATTCCGCTCGGCGAATTGATGGGCCTGTTCGAAAGCGCGGCGCATTCGCGGCTGGTGGTCTTCAACGAAACCCTCGACGATCCCGAAGGCATCGTTCACATCCGCGACCTCCTGGCGTACATGACCGCGAAAGCGCGGGTGCCCGACACCAGCAAGGCCAAGCGGAAGAAGCCGCCGCCGGCGGGGCTCGACCTGCGCGCGATCGATCTCGCGATGCCGCTGGCGGACGCCGGCATCATCCGCAAATTGCTGTTCGTGCCGCCGTCGATGCGGGCGATCGATCTGTTGGCGCAGATGCAGGCTTCGCGGATTCACCTGGCGCTGGTGGTGGACGAATATGGCGGAACCGACGGACTGGTCTCGATCGAGGATATCGTCGAGCAGATCGTCGGCGAGATCGACGACGAGCATGACAGCGACGAGCCGCCGGCCATCGTGCGGCAGGCGGACAATTCCTTCATCGCGGATGCGCGCGCCAGCCTCGACGATGTCCGCACCGTGATCGGCGAGGAATTCGTCACCGGCGAGGCCGGCGAGGAAGTCGAAACTCTGGGCGGCTATCTGGTGACCCATGTCGGCCGCCTGCCGGTGCGCGGCGAGGTGATTTCGGGCCCCGGCAATTTCGAAATCGAGGTGCTCGACGCCGATCCGAGGCGCGTCAAGCGGCTGCGCATTGCCACCCGCAAGGAACGTCCCGCGGCGCGCGCGACGCGCGAAAGCCGCCGCCGCGACGCGACGCCGGAGGCAGGTTCACCGCAGGCAAACGACAACGGCGATGGAGCCGGCTCGCAGTGA